The following are from one region of the Arachis duranensis cultivar V14167 chromosome 10, aradu.V14167.gnm2.J7QH, whole genome shotgun sequence genome:
- the LOC107469922 gene encoding uncharacterized protein LOC107469922 produces MEAYENARIYKKKTKAFHDHYIRKKDFQEGDEVLLYNSRLGFLLGKLHSGWDGPFRVKEVKPYSVVELLDPQSNATFKVNGHRVKKYHGHKLPREVEVFLLEDAPKGGEA; encoded by the coding sequence ATGGAAGCGTATGAGAATGCTCGGATCTACAAGAAAAAAACTAAGGCATTTCATGATCACTATATCCGGAAGAAAGACTTTCAAGAAGGTGACGAAGTTCTCCTTTACAACTCGAGGCTCGGATTCTTGCTTGGAAAGCTCCATTCAGGATGGGATGGACCCTTTAGAGTAAAGGAGGTAAAGCCCTATAGTGTGGTCGAATTACTCGATCCTCAGAGTAATGCAACATTCAAAGTGAATGGCCATAGAGTGAAGAAGTATCATGGCCACAAATTACCAAGAGAAGTGGAGGTGTTCCTACTTGAGGATGCACCTAAAGGAGGAGAAGCTTAA